The DNA region TTGCttttcgaagattgacctcagatcaagatatcatcagttaagggtaagggaatgtgatatcccaaagacagcattcaggaccaGATACGGtctttatgagtttttagtcatgtccTTGGGTTTGACAAATGCAccggcagctttcatggacttgatgaatagagtcttcaaaccttatttagatacgtttgttatcgtcttcattgatgacatactagtttgttcaaggaatgaagaagatcatgctagtcatctcagaacagttctttagactttgaaagacaaggagttgtatgccaagttctctaagtgtgagttttggctcaagtctgtggcattcctaggccacattgtgtccggtgatgaaattaaagttgatactcggaaAATTAAGGCAGtgtagaattggcctagacccatatctccaactaaaattaggagtttcttgggtttagctggctattatagaaggtttgttgaggggttctcgtctattgcatctcctttgaccaagttgactcagaagacagtgaaatttcaatggtctgaagcttgtgagaaaagctttcaggaattgaaaagaGATTGATTTCTGCTCcagttttgactctaccagaaggtactcaaggttttgtggtgtattgtgatgcatctagagttggtttgggttgtgtcttaatgcagaatggcaaggttatagcttatggctccagacagttgaaagttcatgagaagaactacccaacccatgacttagagttggccgctgtagtatttgctttgaagatatggtgtcattacttgtatggtgtgcatgtcgacatattcactgatcacaagagcctccaatatgtgCTTACCcaaaaagagcttaatctcagacaaaagagatggttagaattactcaaggattatgacctgagtattctttatcacccaggtaaggctaatgttgttgatgattctttgagcaggttgtctatgggtagcaccgcccatattgaagaagggagaaaagagttagcaaaagatgtacacagactggcatgcctgggagtcagacttacagattccgcagaaggaggaataaCGGTGGCGAATGgggccgagtcatcactagtgtcaaaagtgaaagagaaacaagatcaagatcccattttgcttgagttgaaggtaaatgttcaaaagcaaagagtattagcttttgaacaggggggagatggtgtattgagatatcaaggtagattgtgcatacctatggtagatggactccaagagaggattatggaggaagctcacagctccagatattctattcatccgggttccacgaagatgtatcgtgacttgagagaagtctattggtggaatggcatgaagaagggtattgtagagtttgttgctaagtgtccaaattgccaacaagtgaaagttgagcaccaaaggcccggtggtttggctcagaggatagaacttccagaatggaagtcggagatgatcaatatggatttcatcacagggttgccaaggtctcgcggACATTAtaattctatttgggtgattgtcgacagaatgacaaagtcagctcattttctaccggtaaagactaccattTCAACAGAatattatgccaagttgtatattcaagagatagtgatacttcatggagtcccaatctccattatttcagatagaggtgcgtAGTTTACTGCATAGTTCTGGAAATcgtttcagaaaggcttgggttcaaaagtgaacttaagtactgcctttcattcTCAGACTGATGGGAAAGccgagcgtactattcagactttagaagatatgttgaggtcttgtgtgatcgatttctaaggtaattgggatgatcacctacctctcattgagtttgcctacaacaacagttatcactctagcatcgagatggctccatatgaagctctttatgggataagatgtagatctcctattggatggtttgaattTGGTGAAGCACAGTCAATAGGACTATATTTAGCtcaccaagctatggaaaaggtgaaagtgattcaagagagattgaaaacgACATAGAGTcttcagaaatcctacactgatgttaggagaagggcgttagagtttgaagtagacgatttggtatacttgaaagtttcaacCATGAAGGgagttatgaggtttggtaagaagggataacttagtccccggtatattggaccttaccgcatagccaagaggattgacaatgttgcttatgagttggagttaccacaggaactagaaacagttcatccagtatttcatatctctatgttgaagaagtgcataggcgatccttcattgatcctaccacctgaaagtattaggatcaaggataaattatcttatgaggaggttcCTGTTCAAATTTTAGATTGCCAaattcgtaggttgagaacgaaagatgtagcatcagtcaaggtcctttggaggaaccaatttgttgaggaagctacttgggaagccgaagaggacatgaagaagagatatccacatctctttgaatccggaggaaatgcagattaaggtactaatttccttcttagtgctctttaataTATAATGAGCATGTTATcgttgttgttgtgtttgtatggttgcttgttgggtgtttgagttgacGTTGCACCCTTAGCCttgtaagagtaacctcattcgaggacgaatgttcccaagggggagatattgtaacatccggtaagttgaaataactaggaagaggCTTAAAATTGGAATTAGTCAattttggaaggaattcaaaaaaatctggaaatttggctaagtgtgtaaatcagtgagtttttggccaactttgatcagtcataactcctagctcacgATGATTTAGGAGttgttccagttatgtttgcgaagcttgtggaatgatctttccaacgccatcgagtttgctcgattccgagtttgtatgagcgagttattccctttgaaagttgggcagtcgGCAGGGAATcagtccggaaattttaagggcattttggtcttttccctagctatttcttttggggttatattgttgtgttaggctgatttttggatcattttgtcccattttaaaagagtgagagtgagggttttgagtgaagaagagaagaagaagaNNNNNNNNNNNNNNNNNNNNNNNNNNNNNNNNNNNNNNNNNNNNNNNNNNNNNNNNNNNNNNNNNNNNNNNNNNNNNNNNNNNNNNNNNNNNNNNNNNNNNNNNNNNNNNNNNNNNNNNNNNNNNNNNNNNNNNNNNNNNNNNNNNNNNNNNNNNNNNNNNNNNNNNNNNNNNNNNNNNNNNNNNNNNNNNNNNNNNNNNNNNNNNNNNNNNNNNNNNNNNNNNNNNNNNNNNNNNNNNNNNNNNNNNNNNNNNNNNNNNNNNNNNNNNNNNNNNNNNNNNNNNNNNNNNNNNNNNNNNNNNNNNNNNNNNNNNNNNNNNNNNNNNNNNNNNNNNNGCGCTCTGCGCCTTGCAGAgtgccaaggacgccaagttcccccatttttttttttacactttctcatgcatgttcctaggtattgtacttatgtttcctagttgtttccaccactctaaggtacatttaAACTTCCCGAACTCATCtataaacatgtgatcatatacctttaatccataattcaatttgaGGCGAGtttggatcaaagtcaagtgaagttagagtcaagtcaagcaagttAAGAAGgaagtctttaaagttgtttaagagtctttattgaacgttttaacttcattctaaggctcaagttgcaagtcaagcaaacagtatagagtttcaagttaagtcaagaacataaagttgagttcatttctcaaagttattacggaactatgtattcccaaagaagttttaaagaaatgtttttttacatttaaacaaggtgggaaactgagatttccaaagagccttcgggctagtttttgagtaattatctcaatcagcAGGAAGAcgtatgttttaaaaacataagagccaatacatttttgggagtagtatcgagcaccgaattgggggagcattcaaagaacccacagcccccatagaaccatgttagccaccatcggtagaaaatgatcatactttttagatgaatccttttccagatatactagtggatccattaggtagttcaggtcttatacttTTGGCCTggtataggatgctctggcagcgtgaggttgatcgctgtatcatcactatagctcttatgtgatggttgtcggttagagaaactcccacaacagttattgtattttcatacacataaagtattatatttttatatacattagtgcatttgtatttctatatacatctcaggcttagtttatctttgtatacacacagagtttatagcaggTTCTAAagaacttttctttatattgcacttgttttaaattgcattATATTGGAATGAGTCAGtcaagttgagttgagttgagccaggtaagttattcagtttcttccagatttacttctagcctatgttgcttagttttccagctcgcatactcgtacattccatgtactgatgtcagttgtcctgcatcttattacgatgcagatacaggtacccatGATCAACATCCAACACGTCGTTGATCCatctgagcactccagagtcagtggtgagcctccttgcattccggaggactcaattattttgtgttcttagttttgttttattagggtgttgcggggtttgtcccaacatccatcttagtatttagaggctttatagacagtcagtcagttagttttgagtctcttatttatgtatatatgtaaatattctattttgagattcgagttgcctttgtggccagattttgtaagttaagttgttttgtaaccttGCAGTTGCGTTGAGTTATTccgttgagttaggtttccactgagttaagaaagccaggccaagggttcgcttggggccagaaatggtctccgggtgccggtcccgcccagggtgtaggctcggggcgtgacaacatTCTTCTATGTAATAAAAGCTTGTGCACTCCATCTAAAAGTTTCTTGAAGATGGTGGCAACTTGTTTTCCTATGTCCTCAAGGATGATTTACTTTTTGAGAAGAAACTTCTGTGAGCCAATAAGTTGAGTCATTATATGCGCATGGTTTGAAAAATAAGGATATACATCTACATTAGAAGAATGTTGCTCATAAGCTATCAAATTTCTCTTATGGTTTCCATAGTATCCTCGATTGCAAAACAAGGTATTTTCATTGATCCCTTCTCAAACTTGATATAGAATAATGTTGTTTtatcctctttcttttcttgcacATATCCTATTCTTATGAATCTAACTCTAGCATCATAAAACTTTGTTGCACTTGGAATATGATAGATATCCCATAAACTAAGGTCATTGGGAAATTCTCTTGACTTGGTTAATTGCAAAACATTGCCACAAAATCTTTTATATCTTGCATCATTCTTTTGGTGTGCTAGCATTTGTGATTTGTTTAGCTTTCATATGATCATGCTTTGATGGTTGACAAAACATGTGTACTACATGAACTAAATGATTGAATTGTTCTGTATCAAAATTGTGAATCTCAGATGGGGTATGAATTTCACCTTTGGAAAAGGATCAAGTAAGGTCTTTCTCACCATATACAAGAAGCTCACTTCCGACAATGCTTTATCATGTCATGAAGATGGTAAGCACAAAGAAAAAGAGTTGATTTTCTAGTGACACCATGTCTCGATATAgatgatcttcttcttcttcttcggcgtcgtcgtcgtcgtcgtcctccttcttcttattccccttctttctcattttcttcCTCTCTTGTTCCTCCTcgtcctcctcttcttccttttcttcttcctcctctccCTCTTCCTCTTACGCTTCTTCTTCCATTCCTcgtcatcttcttcttcctcttcctcctcttcctcctcttcttcctcctcttcctccttctcttcttcctcttcctcctcttcatcttcttcttcctcctctccctcttcttcctcctctgcCTCTTCCTCTTCcgcttcttctttctcttcctaTTCCTCCTCTACCTTGCCTCTTCcgcttcttctttctcttcctaTTCCTCCTCTACCTtgcctcttcctcctcctcctcctcctcttcttcctcttcttcttgttcttcttcttcctcggTTTCATAGTATCTTGAATAAATTCGACCACAAAACAACTATCAagcaacaacatttttgaaaatttgccAACAATATCATCGTCAAAGTTATCATCATAACACTTTAGTgcttcatctttctttttctctaatGCACTAATGTAAGTTTCCACATCAAGCCCCTCTTTTTGCTGGAGAAATTATTGTTGTAGGTACAACAATTTGTACTTCTCCATCGAACTAAGTTCATGAGTCCTTTTATGGAAAGGACCAATGGAGATCAACATTGGCGTATACACATCTACATttgatttttgtaaaatttgatATCAAGTTTAGTTAAAGAAAAACacttttagggtgtgtttgataCGACAAGAGatgatattttcttgaaaaataaatgagttttttatttatgaattgagCTACCTAGTGCCTTTTGATGgtggaaagtgaaaaatatagatACTTGTAATAAACTAATTGACATTCAACAAGAAAACCGAATACAAAAGGGGGACATAGAATTAATGAAGAACTCATAATAAGATCATCAACACACATATAAAATACATGGAGGGGGTTGTGAGGAAACACTACAACTGAGATAATTATTAGTACTTACTTCTTAAGAGGACCTGTGAAAGTTAAAATAGTTTGTATAGTTGTGAGTATTAGGAGTATAATGGCTGCCACAGTTGAAGCTCCTACCCAAGGACTACTAAAATAATTGCGCATTAAATTTGCCTTCATTCTATTCCATGGTTTTTCACAATGTTCAATTGcttttttgatttcttctttgTAATAGAAGGTGGAATACGTAGTGACCCCTTTTCTAATTTTGTTGAAAAGGCTAGCAACTTCTTTGTCCTCTCCTATCCAGTTCTCTATGATTCCTTTCTGGCGAAGCAAATTCACATCTTTTTCTGAGTCGATAAGAtgatccatgaaagttgcataATCGCTAAAATATGTAGGATCTACATCAGATGATTGTTGCTCATAAGCAATGAGATTTCGCAGAAGAGTTTCTGTACCATCTAGGACTAGAAAATAAGGTATTGTCATCAATCCATTCTCGAACTTTATATCAAATAAACTTGTCACATTTTTTTCCTTTGCAAAGCTAACTCCAGCTTCAGAAAGCTCTGTTGCATTTGGCATCACCCTTTGACACTTTATGCTATTGTTTAACTTTTTCATGCGATTCCCGTGACATGAAAATATGTGTACTAGATGAATTAAATGTTTGATATTTTCTGCATTACATTCTATCTTTCCAGAGGATTCAAGGGTCATTTTTCGCTGGTTAACAAAAAAGGTAAACATCACCTTATTCACCAGTATTGCCAATGGTAATTCATCATCTTGCTTTGTCATGTCATGAAGCTTGTCAAGGACAAAGAAAGGAAGTTGATTTTCTAGTAACATCAAGTCTCGGAATATGTAAgtatcattaatattaataatcttGTCTTCTCCTTTTGGATATATTCCACAACACTCTTGAATAAACTCAACCACAAAGCAACCATCAAACAACAACATTTCGCAAAATTCATGACCATCGTTACCAAACTGTTCTATATCTTCGTAACACTTCAACACTTTCTCCTTCACTTTCTCCAATTCACTGATGTAACTTTTCACATCAAGTCTCTTATTTCGTTGAAGAAACCGTCGTAGGTATAATAGTTTGTACTTTTTCTTTGGACCAAGTTGAGTATTCTTCTTATGATAAGGACCAATGGAGACCATCTTTGGTGTATAAGCATCTGGATTTGATTCACGTTGCCACACATTTACTTTGAATATCGTACACGATTTGATAGATGAATTGTCTAAATCCTCAaacatttcatcaattcttTCATTTATGTTGATTAAATGATCCACTTTCCTCCCTTCTTCTATCTGTAATGGA from Solanum stenotomum isolate F172 unplaced genomic scaffold, ASM1918654v1 scaffold37641, whole genome shotgun sequence includes:
- the LOC125852628 gene encoding putative UPF0481 protein At3g02645, giving the protein MADHSIEITPIDDQIPLLPQTKKDEIEEGRKVDHLININERIDEMFEDLDNSSIKSCTIFKVNVWQRESNPDAYTPKMVSIGPYHKKNTQLGPKKKYKLLYLRRFLQRNKRLDVKSYISELEKVKEKVLKCYEDIEQFGNDGHEFCEMLLFDGCFVVEFIQECCGIYPKGEDKIININDTYIFRDLMLLENQLPFFVLDKLHDMTKQDDELPLAILVNKVMFTFFVNQRKMTLESSGKIECNAENIKHLIHLVHIFSCHGNRMKKLNNSIKCQRVMPNATELSEAGVSFAKEKNVTSLFDIKFENGLMTIPYFLVLDGTETLLRNLIAYEQQSSDVDPTYFSDYATFMDHLIDSEKDVNLLRQKGIIENWIGEDKEVASLFNKIRKGVTTYSTFYYKEEIKKAIEHCEKPWNRMKANLMRNYFSSPWVGASTVAAIILLILTTIQTILTFTGPLKK